The following proteins come from a genomic window of Leptospira bandrabouensis:
- a CDS encoding 7TM diverse intracellular signaling domain-containing protein, translated as MRILLTVILSGLLLSCSRLEIQKSITDDSFVPQKIDYAIATNLETNFQKLRWTPIFKNNLSLGFQSEHVYLRIKAINPTPVNKLILDLGNPHLDMVRVYEEGNPEPLKEGGDFIAHSHWDAFSKSIAFELDWKENETKTLILETKSSSNISYLIRFYSKETFYLKENLENTILGFFYGTIFIMVIYNLFIFFILKEKAYITYSISIFFNLMLQMYLNGILNQIFTLDHPEIHNRIGSIIVTCSALSGWTFAQQTLNLRELNPWSHRLIQSLKVIVLFYILIPYSYLPIDIAVRLGNLIAQVFVVSVLLVAIVNYSTGNKQARLFLIGWGTLLFGILMYTLMQNGILPVNVFTIYGNQIGSTLEAAILSLALANKINELKEEKSKTQAEALVTLEEKVRERTKTLDESLNLIKKDLNVAKKIQKTLFSDIKTSDPRIHFHSFYQSMSEVGGDFYDLTQVKPDYYRIFVADATGHGIQAALITMAIKAEYESLKMIYDHPDDLVFHMNQIFINKYSNIQTIFTCSVCDIDLKNKMLFYASAGHPDQIHQRIYDIKLLPRTGKIIGLMDHTQYRLIEHQIEEGDRIFLFTDGIFEQFNEEKELFGEDRLYEILKENLKMSLDHTMAKVLSELTSFTEGAAKQDDITFIGCEIQSLS; from the coding sequence ATGCGGATACTCCTAACAGTCATTTTGTCGGGCCTACTTCTTTCTTGTTCACGATTGGAAATTCAAAAATCCATTACGGATGACAGTTTTGTTCCGCAAAAAATTGATTATGCCATTGCGACAAACTTAGAAACTAATTTTCAAAAACTTAGATGGACACCTATCTTTAAAAATAACTTAAGTTTAGGTTTTCAATCGGAACATGTTTACCTACGAATCAAGGCAATCAACCCAACACCAGTTAATAAACTCATACTCGATTTAGGAAATCCACATCTTGATATGGTTCGTGTATATGAGGAAGGGAATCCAGAACCGTTAAAAGAAGGCGGAGATTTTATAGCACATTCGCATTGGGATGCTTTTTCCAAATCAATTGCCTTCGAATTAGATTGGAAAGAGAATGAAACCAAAACATTGATTTTAGAAACGAAATCATCATCCAACATTAGTTACTTAATCCGTTTTTATTCAAAGGAAACATTTTACTTAAAAGAAAATTTAGAAAATACCATACTAGGTTTTTTCTATGGGACCATATTTATAATGGTCATTTACAATTTATTTATCTTTTTTATACTGAAAGAAAAAGCATATATCACCTATTCCATTTCTATTTTTTTTAACCTTATGTTACAGATGTATTTAAATGGAATTTTAAACCAAATATTCACTTTAGATCACCCAGAAATTCACAATCGGATTGGAAGTATTATTGTAACTTGTTCGGCTCTTTCGGGTTGGACATTTGCACAACAAACTTTAAACCTTAGAGAGTTAAATCCTTGGTCGCATCGTTTGATCCAATCCTTAAAAGTTATAGTTCTGTTTTATATTTTAATTCCTTATTCTTATTTACCCATTGACATTGCGGTTCGTTTGGGAAATTTGATTGCTCAAGTATTTGTGGTATCGGTGCTTCTTGTAGCCATTGTAAATTATAGCACTGGAAATAAACAAGCTAGGTTGTTTCTCATAGGATGGGGTACATTACTTTTTGGAATTCTAATGTATACTTTGATGCAAAATGGAATTCTACCAGTGAATGTATTTACAATCTACGGAAACCAAATTGGTTCTACATTAGAAGCGGCCATTCTTTCGTTAGCCCTTGCCAACAAAATTAATGAATTAAAAGAAGAAAAATCCAAAACACAAGCAGAAGCTCTCGTTACACTTGAAGAGAAAGTAAGAGAAAGAACCAAAACTTTAGATGAATCTTTAAATTTGATTAAAAAAGATTTGAATGTTGCAAAAAAAATTCAAAAAACTTTATTCTCAGATATTAAAACAAGTGATCCAAGAATTCACTTTCATTCGTTCTACCAGTCAATGTCAGAAGTTGGTGGCGATTTTTACGACCTAACACAAGTAAAACCTGACTATTATCGGATTTTTGTAGCAGATGCCACAGGTCATGGAATCCAAGCGGCTCTTATCACAATGGCAATTAAAGCAGAATACGAATCACTCAAAATGATTTATGATCATCCTGATGATTTAGTCTTTCACATGAACCAAATATTTATCAATAAATATAGTAATATTCAAACTATATTTACTTGTTCCGTTTGTGATATTGATTTAAAAAACAAAATGCTCTTTTATGCTTCGGCAGGACATCCAGACCAAATTCATCAACGAATTTATGATATAAAACTCCTTCCAAGAACTGGAAAAATTATCGGACTTATGGATCATACCCAATACCGACTCATTGAACATCAAATTGAAGAAGGTGATCGTATTTTTCTTTTTACTGATGGAATTTTTGAACAATTTAACGAAGAAAAAGAACTTTTTGGTGAAGATCGTCTGTATGAAATTTTAAAAGAGAACTTAAAGATGAGTTTGGATCATACAATGGCAAAAGTACTAAGTGAACTAACATCGTTTACAGAAGGTGCTGCAAAACAAGACGACATCACATTTATCGGTTGCGAAATTCAAAGTCTAAGTTGA
- a CDS encoding sensor domain-containing protein, whose product MQNEPLGSNILSGLTVKSLLAEYPNSFQVMDWEGTFISVTERFAKFLEFSPKEIAGKSILDFTQEDDKENTKYTFDSLGENPNILNFENRLVTKSKEEVWIIWLLIPLRESKIILAFDRDVTIQKDISFEFLLQQQKYKSIFDNLPMGIAITDEKGKIVETNKTARNYFNIQDGELLNRTLNIRKYTLIQPNGNKIYPRKSSLMRALRHKEVIRNMEIGLIKEDKITWFDILATPIPLENFGLAVAFLDITQRRHAEEKIAYMAFFDQLTNLPNRNSLIDKLFPIFEEARRHGNLVGILAIDLDNFKIINDSRGHDFGDKIIKLVAYRIRESIRVYDLISRQGGDEFTVVLPDLSNERDAAVISESILDAMTHPFVIDGERIFVNISIGIALYPTDGKDSNTLFKNADSALNLAKSQGKNCYVFFTEELQTVVAERLEIENRMRIAIIENQFTLMYQPKIDLYTKKPVGVEALIRWRHPERGLISPNVFIPISEETGMILAIGEWVIKSAIQTMRIWKDAGINDVSMAVNISTKQFKHEKLISTIAENLKLFKVDPHDLEVELTESSVMENADEAVRTMQEIRKLGAKIAIDDFGTGYSSLGYLKKLPISSLKIDRSFVSEITSDKDSKTIIHAVSNLAHNLGLIVVAEGAETEEQVSLLAESGVDLIQGFFFAKPMTSEDCLHFLKTELGISD is encoded by the coding sequence ATGCAAAATGAGCCATTAGGCAGTAATATTCTCTCCGGACTCACAGTTAAATCGCTCCTCGCCGAATATCCAAACAGTTTTCAAGTCATGGATTGGGAGGGAACTTTTATTTCCGTTACCGAAAGATTTGCCAAGTTTCTTGAATTTTCTCCAAAAGAGATTGCCGGTAAGTCAATTCTTGATTTTACACAAGAAGACGATAAAGAAAATACAAAATATACTTTTGATAGTTTGGGTGAGAATCCGAATATTTTAAATTTCGAAAACAGGCTCGTTACAAAATCCAAGGAAGAAGTTTGGATCATTTGGTTACTCATCCCATTACGAGAATCAAAAATCATTTTGGCTTTTGATCGGGATGTGACCATTCAAAAAGATATATCTTTTGAGTTCCTTCTCCAACAACAAAAGTACAAATCTATTTTTGATAACTTACCTATGGGCATTGCCATCACCGATGAAAAAGGTAAAATTGTAGAAACAAACAAAACAGCCAGAAATTATTTTAACATTCAAGATGGAGAACTTTTAAACAGAACTTTAAACATTCGAAAGTATACTCTTATCCAACCCAATGGAAATAAAATTTATCCACGTAAATCAAGTCTTATGCGTGCACTTCGTCACAAAGAAGTCATTCGAAATATGGAAATTGGTCTCATCAAAGAAGATAAAATTACTTGGTTTGATATTTTAGCGACTCCAATTCCACTTGAAAACTTTGGACTTGCCGTTGCCTTCCTCGACATCACACAAAGAAGACATGCAGAAGAAAAAATTGCCTATATGGCTTTTTTTGACCAACTAACAAACTTACCAAATCGTAATTCCCTTATCGACAAACTATTTCCTATTTTTGAAGAAGCAAGAAGACACGGAAATCTAGTTGGAATTCTTGCGATTGATTTGGATAACTTCAAAATCATCAATGATTCTCGAGGCCATGACTTCGGTGATAAAATTATCAAATTAGTTGCCTACCGAATTAGAGAAAGCATTCGCGTTTATGATTTGATTAGTAGACAAGGTGGAGATGAATTCACCGTTGTATTACCCGATTTATCAAACGAAAGAGATGCTGCGGTAATTTCTGAATCAATTTTAGATGCGATGACACATCCCTTTGTGATTGATGGGGAAAGAATTTTTGTAAACATATCCATCGGGATCGCACTTTATCCAACAGATGGAAAAGACTCCAACACACTTTTCAAAAATGCAGACAGTGCACTGAACTTGGCTAAATCCCAAGGTAAAAACTGTTATGTATTTTTTACGGAAGAACTGCAAACCGTTGTGGCGGAACGATTAGAAATCGAAAACCGAATGCGAATTGCCATCATCGAAAATCAATTTACTTTGATGTACCAACCTAAAATAGATCTTTATACAAAAAAACCAGTGGGTGTTGAGGCTCTGATACGTTGGCGTCATCCAGAACGAGGACTTATTTCTCCTAACGTATTTATTCCTATCTCTGAAGAAACAGGAATGATTTTAGCCATCGGGGAATGGGTGATTAAATCTGCCATCCAAACTATGCGAATTTGGAAAGATGCAGGGATAAACGATGTTTCTATGGCTGTAAATATCTCCACCAAACAGTTCAAACACGAGAAATTGATTTCTACCATCGCAGAAAATTTAAAACTTTTTAAAGTGGATCCACACGACTTGGAAGTGGAACTTACTGAAAGTTCGGTAATGGAAAACGCTGACGAAGCGGTTCGGACCATGCAAGAAATTCGGAAACTAGGTGCGAAAATTGCCATTGATGACTTTGGAACTGGCTACAGTAGTTTGGGTTATTTGAAAAAACTACCTATCTCTTCCTTAAAAATTGACCGCTCGTTTGTGTCTGAAATCACTTCCGACAAAGATTCAAAAACCATCATTCATGCAGTTTCCAACCTAGCGCATAACCTTGGTTTAATTGTAGTCGCCGAAGGGGCGGAAACGGAGGAACAAGTAAGTTTACTTGCAGAAAGTGGTGTGGATCTGATTCAGGGGTTTTTCTTTGCTAAACCGATGACTTCCGAGGATTGCCTTCATTTTCTGAAGACAGAACTTGGAATTTCGGATTGA
- a CDS encoding amidohydrolase family protein, giving the protein MEKIAGKIVTHEREFEGTIEFDSSTGLITGVREGIDPDAHQFSEGSVIFPGFGDIHIHAREDVSGKHTYKEDFVSAGNAAINGGVIHVADMPNNPVPPIDDESYSAKQALTKKAPIHITLYAGIGPHTKPLEKKVPYKVFMGPSIGELFFHDNASLEEVIKHYEGQDISFHCEDPEILVANQSQPTHEKRRPKEAETVATDFALYLIEKYNLKGKLCHYSTKDGLSKIVAAKKRGVNVTCEVTPTHLMFDTDMLTETNHKWFQMNPPLRGKEDREAMVQGILNGHIDYLATDHAPHSIEEKQKGTSGISQLDTYGLFVTYMILKLNIPMTTVAKICAKNPGEFVAPYLPDKFGKGVGIINQGYAANFSVLNLKKPVEFKKSMVKSKSGWSPFEGFQFPGSIEAVYFLGKEIHAK; this is encoded by the coding sequence ATGGAAAAAATTGCAGGAAAGATCGTCACTCATGAAAGGGAATTTGAAGGTACAATTGAATTTGATTCAAGTACTGGACTCATCACAGGAGTGAGAGAAGGTATTGATCCTGATGCACATCAGTTTTCTGAAGGTTCGGTGATTTTTCCCGGTTTTGGTGATATTCACATCCATGCAAGAGAAGATGTAAGTGGAAAACATACTTACAAAGAAGATTTTGTTTCAGCGGGGAATGCTGCCATCAACGGCGGTGTGATTCATGTGGCTGATATGCCAAACAATCCTGTTCCTCCCATTGATGATGAGTCATACTCCGCCAAACAAGCGCTCACCAAAAAAGCTCCTATTCATATCACCTTGTATGCAGGCATTGGCCCTCATACCAAACCTTTGGAAAAAAAAGTTCCCTATAAAGTGTTTATGGGCCCATCCATTGGAGAATTATTTTTTCATGACAATGCTTCTTTAGAAGAAGTGATCAAACACTACGAAGGCCAAGACATTAGTTTTCATTGTGAAGATCCAGAGATTCTCGTGGCCAACCAATCACAACCCACACATGAAAAAAGACGTCCCAAAGAAGCAGAAACCGTAGCTACTGATTTTGCTTTGTATTTAATCGAAAAATACAATTTGAAAGGAAAACTCTGTCATTATTCTACAAAGGATGGTCTTTCAAAAATCGTCGCAGCTAAAAAAAGAGGAGTGAATGTGACTTGTGAAGTGACACCCACTCATTTGATGTTTGATACAGATATGTTAACAGAAACCAATCACAAATGGTTTCAAATGAACCCACCACTTCGTGGTAAAGAAGACCGTGAAGCAATGGTCCAAGGAATTTTAAATGGACATATCGACTACTTAGCAACAGACCATGCCCCGCATTCCATTGAAGAAAAACAAAAAGGGACAAGTGGAATCTCCCAACTGGATACGTATGGGTTATTTGTAACCTATATGATACTCAAACTAAACATTCCGATGACTACTGTAGCAAAAATTTGCGCCAAAAATCCGGGAGAGTTCGTAGCACCTTACTTACCCGACAAATTTGGGAAGGGTGTTGGAATTATTAATCAAGGTTATGCGGCGAATTTTTCTGTCTTAAATTTAAAAAAACCAGTTGAATTTAAAAAATCAATGGTTAAAAGTAAGTCCGGTTGGTCACCCTTTGAAGGATTCCAATTTCCTGGATCTATCGAAGCAGTTTACTTTTTAGGCAAAGAAATACATGCAAAATGA
- a CDS encoding MFS transporter, with amino-acid sequence MKKIINKLQVLGIFSITQTVFQIGTVMIMAVSALAGQTIAPSPESASLPISFVVLGTLIGLVPASRLMKWKGSKFGLLTGTLIGIFGAILASYSMYEKNFILFSIAHLLYGFHQAFVQYLRFVAMESVPTHDRANALSWILVAGIPAAFLGPLAGLQGKELFPNSLYLGCYLILISSLCLQFFFILFLPTPNKEISNSSKDNLDLSPRLVARPFSYHIQNLGLWVSILATAFSFGLMAMLMSAVPVAMKSHGHEMHASTKVLQWHVLGMYIPSFFSGQLVRKMTAPYLILLGILVMGLESFAALQGTDFLPFALALILLGIGWNFMYVGGTNLLVEQYHPSEKNTIQAVNDTIVYSFAILSTYSAGYLEHKIGWLSLNLVSIPFLVLVAIFTMYYIQTKQQRK; translated from the coding sequence ATGAAAAAAATTATAAATAAACTGCAAGTTCTTGGGATTTTTTCCATCACACAAACTGTATTTCAAATTGGAACCGTAATGATTATGGCAGTTTCGGCTCTCGCCGGACAAACCATTGCACCTTCCCCCGAATCTGCTTCCTTGCCAATTTCTTTTGTTGTTTTAGGAACACTCATTGGTCTTGTGCCTGCTTCTCGATTGATGAAATGGAAAGGTAGCAAATTCGGTTTACTCACAGGAACCCTCATTGGAATTTTTGGTGCAATCCTAGCCTCCTATTCCATGTATGAAAAAAACTTTATCCTTTTTTCCATTGCACATTTGTTATATGGTTTTCATCAAGCATTTGTCCAATACCTACGTTTCGTAGCTATGGAATCAGTACCTACGCATGATAGGGCAAATGCTCTTTCATGGATATTGGTTGCAGGAATTCCTGCGGCTTTTTTGGGTCCACTGGCTGGACTCCAAGGAAAAGAACTTTTTCCAAACTCTTTATATTTAGGATGTTATTTAATTTTAATCTCTAGTTTGTGTTTACAGTTTTTCTTTATTTTATTTTTACCAACACCTAACAAAGAAATATCGAATTCTTCAAAAGACAATTTAGATCTTTCACCAAGATTAGTTGCTCGGCCTTTTTCTTACCATATCCAAAATTTAGGACTCTGGGTATCTATTTTAGCAACTGCTTTTAGTTTTGGACTGATGGCTATGCTCATGTCTGCAGTTCCCGTGGCAATGAAATCACATGGCCACGAAATGCATGCTTCAACAAAGGTTTTACAATGGCATGTGTTAGGAATGTACATTCCTTCTTTTTTCTCAGGTCAATTGGTTCGTAAAATGACAGCTCCTTATTTGATTCTTTTAGGAATCTTGGTGATGGGACTCGAAAGTTTTGCCGCCTTACAAGGTACAGACTTTTTACCCTTTGCTCTGGCACTGATTTTACTTGGAATCGGTTGGAATTTCATGTATGTAGGTGGAACAAACTTACTTGTAGAACAATACCATCCTTCAGAAAAAAACACAATCCAAGCCGTCAATGATACCATTGTATATTCGTTTGCGATCCTCTCTACCTATAGCGCAGGTTATTTGGAGCATAAAATAGGTTGGTTATCTCTCAATTTAGTGAGTATCCCATTTTTGGTATTAGTTGCTATTTTTACAATGTATTACATACAAACCAAACAGCAGAGAAAGTAA
- a CDS encoding gamma carbonic anhydrase family protein, with product MPVFAKPFIHPAATAFGMIEYGTSVSLWPGAVVRADMNTIKLGNYVNIQDNSTLHTDSTSPISIGEWTLVGHNVMIHGCKIGKGVLVGIGSIVLDNAEIGDGSQIAAGCMIRGGKKIPPRSLVVPNGSDIKIFPGKAKPELTVAGCIEYAHLSVRFEKNIFVPFQKEEEVHFVNQAKEIIEKLGI from the coding sequence ATTCCCGTTTTCGCAAAACCATTCATTCACCCTGCCGCCACAGCCTTTGGTATGATCGAATATGGAACTTCTGTTTCCTTATGGCCTGGAGCTGTAGTCCGAGCCGATATGAATACCATTAAATTAGGAAATTACGTCAATATCCAGGACAATTCCACTTTACATACCGATAGCACAAGCCCCATCTCTATCGGCGAATGGACATTAGTTGGTCATAATGTAATGATTCACGGTTGTAAAATTGGAAAAGGAGTTCTTGTTGGAATTGGTTCTATCGTTCTCGACAATGCAGAAATTGGTGATGGGTCTCAAATCGCAGCTGGTTGTATGATTCGTGGTGGGAAAAAAATTCCTCCACGTTCTCTTGTAGTTCCCAATGGTTCTGATATTAAAATTTTTCCTGGCAAAGCGAAACCAGAACTAACCGTAGCTGGCTGCATTGAATACGCACATTTATCGGTTCGTTTTGAAAAAAATATTTTTGTCCCCTTTCAAAAGGAAGAAGAAGTTCATTTTGTAAACCAAGCCAAAGAAATTATAGAAAAGTTAGGTATCTAA
- a CDS encoding DUF1330 domain-containing protein: MKKEVLSLETIVGLQVKDDELYSKYRSEMKYLLEKYEGGFRYDFKIQETLKSETDNSINRVFLIYFKNKERKLSFFADPEYKKIRETYFVPSVESTTQIAEYERFLDSN; the protein is encoded by the coding sequence ATGAAAAAAGAAGTATTATCACTAGAAACCATAGTAGGTCTTCAAGTAAAAGACGATGAACTTTATTCAAAGTATAGATCTGAAATGAAATATTTATTAGAAAAATATGAAGGTGGATTTCGGTATGATTTTAAAATCCAAGAAACTTTAAAATCGGAAACAGATAATTCTATAAACCGAGTCTTTTTAATATATTTCAAAAATAAAGAAAGGAAACTTAGTTTTTTTGCAGATCCTGAATACAAAAAAATAAGAGAAACGTATTTTGTTCCTTCCGTTGAAAGTACGACCCAAATTGCCGAATATGAAAGATTTTTAGATTCAAACTAA
- the pheT gene encoding phenylalanine--tRNA ligase subunit beta, translated as MKLSVDWLNEFTPLSQVPFEKVLEKINTSICEIDDVEEFKVHLSSVITVKIKSLEKHPNAEKLQTTIATDGSKDYQIVTAATNVKAGDIVPLALPGTKLDGKEILDSELRGVRSQGMYCSEKELGLALESSGVLIFPADTTLGISVRKLFLWEDTILTIDNKSITHRPDLWNHFGFARELASQLQLPLNDFPFQADIKLESGNDGLTVTDSEHAHAYYVCSIQDVNITPSNPKIKSRLEKCGIRSINNVVDVSNYLLLELGQPTHFFDRERLQSTTFSVIKSKDGDTFPLLDDTSPKLQKDLLLIQNGKDPVALAGVMGGKDSAVIDSTKNIVMESAVFKREDVRYTIRKTNIRTESAVRYEKGLDSYTCLPVIKRAVQLLKENGNPKIKVFSPQGFNHTESKSVTIKTNLSFLRHKLGKNISQSEVTEILKRLGFTVTNEGEELTVLVPKYRQNYDVTIPEDLVEEIGRTIGYASIQTQALSMAVETPIRNPLRELERRVKNFLALEIGFNEVYNYSFASPTDAKLEATLESSSLKIANEMPDEHSLLRNSLYPGLIKQAKLNQDRFDSINLFELGRTYHKEGKGSELAEEKRWMSILSLSKNKPNDLTAVELEFLQLRETISELFQYLNLPKFQWSKTTRNYFHPNAALVLSYEGNEIAELGILHTRYADEYDLKRRAILSKINMELLVEIWEKWGRNSHFIPPSNFPQGQLDLSLLMNEKEATEPFANLVKTMNIPELESVFVQTIFRGESVGEGKKSVTYRFQLMSYDKTFTQERFKELSDSLVEAAKVNGYNLR; from the coding sequence TTGAAACTTTCAGTTGATTGGTTAAACGAATTTACCCCGCTCTCCCAGGTCCCATTCGAAAAGGTTCTGGAAAAAATTAATACATCCATTTGCGAAATTGATGATGTGGAAGAATTTAAAGTCCACCTATCTTCAGTTATCACAGTCAAAATCAAATCACTGGAAAAACATCCGAATGCAGAAAAACTGCAAACCACCATTGCTACAGATGGTTCTAAAGATTACCAAATTGTCACTGCAGCAACGAATGTAAAAGCCGGAGACATCGTTCCTTTGGCTCTACCAGGAACCAAATTAGATGGAAAAGAAATTTTAGATTCGGAACTAAGAGGGGTCCGTTCGCAAGGCATGTATTGTTCTGAAAAAGAATTGGGACTGGCTCTCGAATCCTCTGGAGTTTTAATTTTTCCTGCAGATACAACTCTCGGAATTTCTGTTCGCAAACTTTTTTTATGGGAAGATACCATTCTCACAATCGATAATAAATCCATTACACATAGACCCGATCTTTGGAATCATTTTGGATTTGCTCGTGAACTTGCCTCCCAACTCCAATTGCCTTTAAACGATTTTCCTTTCCAAGCAGATATAAAATTAGAATCAGGAAATGACGGACTTACGGTTACAGATTCAGAACATGCACATGCATATTACGTTTGTTCCATTCAAGATGTAAACATAACCCCGTCCAATCCTAAAATCAAATCAAGACTTGAAAAATGCGGTATTCGTTCAATTAACAATGTTGTAGATGTTTCCAATTATCTTTTATTGGAACTTGGACAACCCACCCATTTTTTTGATCGTGAAAGATTACAATCTACAACCTTCTCTGTGATAAAATCTAAAGATGGTGACACATTTCCTCTGTTAGATGATACATCGCCTAAATTACAAAAAGATCTCCTACTCATTCAAAATGGAAAAGATCCTGTTGCTTTAGCGGGGGTTATGGGAGGAAAAGATTCTGCTGTTATCGATTCTACAAAAAATATAGTAATGGAATCGGCAGTTTTCAAAAGAGAAGATGTTCGTTACACCATTCGCAAAACCAATATCCGCACTGAATCTGCGGTTCGTTACGAAAAAGGATTAGATAGTTATACTTGTTTGCCTGTCATTAAACGTGCCGTGCAACTTTTAAAAGAAAATGGAAATCCAAAAATTAAAGTATTTTCACCGCAAGGATTCAACCATACTGAATCAAAATCAGTTACGATCAAAACCAATCTTAGTTTCCTACGTCATAAATTAGGAAAAAATATTTCACAAAGTGAAGTTACAGAAATCTTAAAACGACTTGGATTTACTGTTACAAACGAAGGTGAAGAGTTAACAGTTCTTGTTCCTAAATACAGACAAAACTATGATGTCACCATTCCTGAAGACCTTGTGGAAGAAATTGGAAGGACTATTGGATATGCATCCATCCAAACACAAGCACTTTCCATGGCAGTGGAAACACCGATTCGAAATCCATTACGTGAATTAGAAAGAAGAGTTAAAAACTTCCTGGCATTAGAAATTGGATTTAACGAAGTATATAACTATTCTTTTGCTTCACCTACAGATGCAAAATTAGAAGCAACTTTAGAAAGTTCTTCACTAAAAATTGCAAATGAAATGCCCGACGAACACTCATTACTGCGAAATAGTTTATATCCAGGTTTAATTAAACAAGCGAAACTCAACCAAGACCGATTTGATTCCATTAATCTATTTGAATTGGGAAGAACTTATCATAAAGAGGGAAAAGGTTCAGAATTAGCAGAAGAAAAACGTTGGATGTCTATTCTTTCCCTCTCCAAAAATAAACCCAATGACCTAACAGCGGTGGAACTGGAGTTTCTACAATTAAGAGAAACCATCTCCGAACTTTTTCAATATCTGAACCTTCCAAAATTCCAATGGTCTAAAACTACCAGAAATTATTTCCATCCGAATGCAGCACTTGTTCTTTCTTATGAAGGCAACGAAATTGCAGAATTAGGGATTCTTCACACGCGTTATGCGGATGAATATGACTTAAAACGTAGGGCCATTTTATCCAAAATCAATATGGAATTATTAGTAGAAATTTGGGAAAAATGGGGAAGAAATTCACATTTTATTCCACCATCTAACTTCCCTCAAGGCCAACTTGATCTTTCTTTACTTATGAACGAAAAAGAGGCAACGGAACCTTTTGCGAACTTAGTCAAAACAATGAATATTCCAGAACTTGAATCCGTTTTTGTTCAGACCATCTTCAGAGGAGAATCTGTAGGAGAAGGAAAAAAATCTGTCACCTATCGATTTCAACTTATGTCCTATGATAAAACCTTTACGCAAGAAAGGTTTAAAGAACTTTCCGATTCGCTTGTCGAAGCGGCCAAAGTGAACGGATACAACTTAAGATAA
- a CDS encoding acyl-CoA thioesterase: MTSPNSLPAKSPQESAVETRHIVLPNDANHYGTAFGGAIMSWIDLIAAMSAQRHSGRVAVTVSIDRINFITPIQIGDHVNLKAMVNYVGTTSMEVGVQVNRENPYTGEMVRATTAYLSFVALDENKKPCVVPPLQLETELEKRRFAEGKLRIEMAKEFAAKIKAGRKII, from the coding sequence GTGACGAGTCCTAATTCATTACCAGCAAAGTCCCCCCAGGAATCAGCAGTAGAAACGCGGCATATTGTACTTCCCAATGATGCCAATCATTACGGAACAGCGTTTGGTGGTGCTATCATGAGTTGGATCGATTTAATTGCCGCTATGTCAGCCCAGAGGCATTCTGGTCGTGTGGCTGTAACAGTTAGTATCGATCGAATCAATTTTATTACTCCAATTCAAATCGGTGATCATGTAAATTTAAAAGCTATGGTAAATTATGTCGGAACCACTTCCATGGAAGTTGGTGTACAAGTGAACCGTGAGAATCCATATACTGGTGAGATGGTTCGTGCGACTACCGCCTATTTGTCGTTTGTTGCTTTAGATGAAAATAAAAAACCTTGTGTTGTTCCTCCTTTGCAATTAGAAACTGAGTTAGAGAAACGTAGGTTTGCGGAAGGAAAACTCCGGATTGAAATGGCAAAGGAATTTGCTGCCAAAATCAAAGCCGGTAGGAAAATCATTTAG